One region of Baekduia soli genomic DNA includes:
- the trmD gene encoding tRNA (guanosine(37)-N1)-methyltransferase TrmD, with protein sequence MQLDVVSLFPEWFDWFSTQRHVRNALARGHEVRTFNPRDWTPLSGGQVDDTPFGGGAGMVLRVDVMDQALRGIYGQDPVDLRTQRRVIALTPGGRMLDDAFVDELAAEPAITLLCGRYEGFDERIVQHFASDAVSVGRYVLSGGELAAMVVMDTVLRKQPGALGHAESSLEESFSRALGGDPEYPHYTRPAEYRGWKVPPVLLSGHHEEIAGWRRMRSHERGVVGPTARPPDPEITERRRPGGPDPFGPMSDAAPRGGGPDPFGPMSS encoded by the coding sequence GTGCAGCTCGACGTCGTCTCGTTGTTCCCCGAGTGGTTCGACTGGTTCTCGACCCAGCGCCACGTGCGCAACGCGCTGGCCCGCGGCCACGAGGTGCGGACGTTCAACCCGCGCGACTGGACGCCGCTGAGCGGCGGCCAGGTCGACGACACGCCGTTCGGCGGGGGCGCCGGCATGGTGCTGCGCGTCGACGTGATGGACCAGGCGCTGCGCGGCATCTACGGCCAGGACCCGGTGGACCTGCGCACCCAGCGGCGGGTCATCGCGCTCACGCCCGGCGGGCGGATGCTCGACGACGCGTTCGTCGACGAGCTGGCCGCCGAGCCGGCGATCACGCTGCTGTGCGGCCGCTACGAGGGCTTCGACGAGCGCATCGTCCAGCATTTCGCCTCCGACGCGGTCTCCGTGGGGCGCTACGTGCTCTCCGGCGGCGAGCTGGCGGCGATGGTCGTCATGGACACCGTGCTGCGCAAGCAGCCCGGCGCGCTCGGCCACGCCGAGTCCTCGCTCGAGGAGTCCTTCAGCCGGGCGCTCGGCGGCGATCCCGAGTACCCGCACTACACCCGGCCGGCCGAGTACCGGGGCTGGAAGGTGCCGCCCGTCCTGCTCTCCGGCCACCACGAGGAGATCGCGGGCTGGCGCCGGATGCGCAGCCACGAGCGCGGCGTCGTGGGCCCGACGGCGCGCCCGCCCGATCCCGAGATCACCGAGCGCCGGCGCCCGGGCGGCCCGGACCCGTTCGGGCCGATGTCCGACGCCGCCCCACGCGGCGGCGGGCCCGATCCGTTCGGGCCGATGTCGAGCTGA
- the rimM gene encoding ribosome maturation factor RimM (Essential for efficient processing of 16S rRNA) translates to MDGADPATTGEADALIGAGRVGRPHGLDGSFHLTQPRTRVIALGLTVEVGGRELEIVRRSGTAARPILRLAGITTREAIEALRGTELRVRRADAPALEEDEWLAEDLAGCRVVDGAVEVGVVRRLLAYPSCEVLEVAREGGQAGADVLVPLISDAVRSVDIEGRRIDVDLAFLGEGA, encoded by the coding sequence GTGGACGGGGCCGACCCCGCCACGACCGGCGAGGCCGACGCGCTCATCGGCGCGGGCCGCGTCGGGCGCCCGCACGGGCTCGACGGCTCCTTCCACCTGACCCAGCCGCGGACGCGGGTCATCGCGCTCGGGCTGACCGTCGAGGTCGGCGGCCGCGAGCTGGAGATCGTCCGGCGCTCGGGTACCGCGGCGCGGCCGATCCTGAGGCTGGCAGGCATCACGACACGCGAGGCCATCGAGGCGCTGCGCGGCACCGAGCTGCGGGTTCGCCGCGCCGACGCCCCGGCGTTGGAGGAGGACGAGTGGCTGGCCGAGGACCTCGCCGGCTGCCGCGTGGTCGACGGCGCGGTCGAGGTGGGCGTGGTCCGGCGGCTGCTGGCCTACCCGTCCTGCGAGGTCCTCGAGGTCGCCCGCGAGGGCGGGCAGGCCGGCGCCGACGTGCTCGTGCCGCTGATCTCCGACGCCGTGCGCTCCGTGGACATCGAGGGCCGGCGCATCGACGTCGACCTGGCGTTCCTGGGGGAGGGCGCCTAG